In the Primulina tabacum isolate GXHZ01 chromosome 7, ASM2559414v2, whole genome shotgun sequence genome, GTGGATCTAACTAGAACGATCAACCTCTGACAAGCTAGTAGACCTCTTGCtttgatctcatttccattccaCTCGTGTTATGTCTACCCTATGCGACCTTTCGGCACTTTACAAACGACTAGATGTGATTGTGTTTATGATGCATGTTTTGTGTCTCCATACATAGTTTTGTACTACCAATGATGAAAGACAAAGAGGTCAATGCCAGAGGCAACAATGCAACAACTAtagtaaaaaattaaattttatcaaTTTGTTAATAGATAAACTGATTCCTCTATGAAAACACTTCAATTcaagtaataaaattattttaacctGGTAAACTTTTCGTGTACTTTATTTTGTAAAATGGTGAAAAAGAAACTGGATTCGGACTGTGGAAAACCATGTTCTGGGCTGTAGAAATTTTACCTCCTGGAAAAAGAAATGATATTTCTTGTGTGGTTTTACAGGTAAGAAGTTACATGCTGAAGCTTTTAGCTTATGCTCGCAAAAGTTCAAAAATAATGTCGCTCTGGATGAGGTTGTTGTGGCTAATGCCTTGAGGGCTTGCGGTGGAACTAAAGTTTCTGTTCAGTATGTTCAGCAGATTCATGCTAAATGTGTCCATTCTGGTTTCCTTGCAAGTCCACTCGTTTGTAATTCCCTAATAGATTTTTACTTGAAGAATGAATTTGTAGATTGTGCATTTCAAATTTTCAGCATCATGTACACGAGGGACAGCGGTACTTGGGTTGCCATGATATCAGGCTTGTCCCAAAATTGTTGTGAAGTGGAAGGTATTCTCCTTTACAATGAGATGAGAAAATCTGGAGTCTTCCCTACCCCGTACGTCTTCTCAAGCATTATAAGTGCATGCACTAAAATAGACTCCTATGAACTCGGAGAACAACTTCATGCTATAATTTACAAGTGGGGATTTTCATCAGAACTCTTTGTGTGCAATTCTCTTGTGGCGCTTTATTCTCGATGTGGGAATTTAACAGCCGCTGAACTGATTTTCATTGAAATGCAACAAAAGGATAAGGTTTCGTACAACACTCTGATTTCAGGATATTCTATGCTAGGATCAAATGAGAGATCTCTCCAGTTATTTGAGAAAATGCTGATGGTATCCTTGAAGCCTGATAGCGTTACTGTTGCTTGTATCTTGGCCGCTTGTGCATCAATGGGGGTTCTTCATAAGGGAATGCAACTGCATTCATATGCAATAAAGGCAGGAATGTGTTTGGATGTAATAGTCGAGGGTTCTTTACTGGACTTGTATGTAAAATGCATGGATGTTAAAGCAGCCCATAAATTCTTCTCCGAAACACAATCCAGTAATGTGATCCTCTGGAATGTGATGCTAGTAGCATATGGACAGCTGGGTGATCTCCAAGAGTCATTCCGTATTTATTCGCAAATGCAAACTGCTGGTTTGCAACCTAATGAGTACACCTATCCGAGTATAGTGAGAACCTGTACTTCTGTTGGAGCTCTTGATTTAGGAGAGCAGGTTCACACCCAAGTTATAAAAAATGGATTCCAGCCAAATGTCTATGCATGTAGTGTGCTTATAGATATGTATGTTAAACTTGGAGAATTGGGAACTGCTTGGAAAATATTCAAGCGTTTTAGTAAAGACGATGTTGTTTCTTGGACATCCATGATTGCTGGATATACACAGCATGACATGTTTGTTGAAGCTCTTAATGTTTTTAAGGAGATGCAAGAACTAAGGATTAAAGCAGATGGAATTGGATTAGCGAGTGCAATTAGTGCATGTGCTGGAATTCAAGCTCTCAATCAAGGACGTCAAATTCATAGTCAGTCTATAGTCTCTGGCTACTTAATGTATCTTTCGATTGGTAATGCACTTATATGTCTCTATGCTAGATGCGGTCGTATACAAGAAGCATACACAACATTCCAGAAAATCTGCAATAGAGATAATATTTCGTGGAATGGATTGATATCGGGTTTTTCACAGAGCGGACTGAATGAGGAAGCGCTGAAGGTCTTCTGCCGAATGATTCAAGCTGGAGAGGATGCTAATGTGTTCACCTATGGGTCTGCAGTTAGTGCTGCAGCAAATTTAACAAATATAAATCTAGGCAAGCAAATTCATGCTAATATAATGAAAACTGGTAACAGCTCTGAAGCTGAAGTATGTAATGTGTTGATTACATTATATGCAAAATGTGGAAGCCTACATGGTGCCCAAAGGATGTTCATTGAGACACCTGAGAAAAATGAAGTTTCATGGAATGCTATGATTACGTGCTATTCCCAACATGGATATGGTGGACAAGCCATAAAGCTCTTTGAGGAAATGAAAAGGTTGCAAATCATGCCAAACCATGTAACATATGTAGGTGTTTTGTCAGCTTGTAGTCATATAGGATTTGTAGAGGAGGGGTTGAGCTACTTTGAATCCATGCATGAACAGCATGGGTTGGTACCAAAACCAGAGCATTATGCCTGTGTTGTTGATATTCTTGGGAGGGCTGGCCAATTGCGACGTGCAAGAGCATTTGTGGATTCTATGCCAATTCAACAAGATGCAATGGTCTGGAGAACCCTCTTAAGTGCCTGCACAGTTCACAAGAACACAGAAATTGGCGAAGTTGCAGCAAAGCACCTTTTAGAATTAGAACCTGAAGATTCAGCTTCTCATGTACTCACGTCAAACATGTATGCTGTTACAGGGAAATGGGAGTATCGGGATCGAGCAAGACAATTCATGAAAGAAAGAGGTGTTAAGAAAGAGCCTGGCCGTAGTTGGGTCgaagtaaaaaatatatttcatgcaTTTTTTGCTGGTGATAAACTCCATCCTCTTGCAGATGAGATATACACCTACTTGCTGGATCTGAACGAGCAGGTGGCTGCAATTGGTTATGTACAAGATCGTAACAGCCTATGGAATGATTTGGAATTGGAGCAGAAGGATCCATCAGCACATATTCACAGTGAAAAGTTAGCTGTTGCATTTGGACTTCTAagtttgaataataatattCCCTTGCGTGTGATGAAGAATTTGCGTGTATGTATTGATTGTCACAATTGGATTAAATTAGTGTCAAAGGTTGTCAATAGAACTATCACTGTAAGGGATACATATCGCTTCCATCACTTTCATAATGGTGCCTGTTCGTGTAAAGACTACTGGTAACTAGGACACATGCAATATCAATTGGCTAATTCTTATGGATCAAATGTACATCTGAAACAGCAAAGCTCTTTCCGGTCTCTTGTTTGGATGCTGTTGTCATTGCTGTTAACATGTCGATTTCTATAATCAGAGGGTTcatttttgataattttcttCAAACTCCTGCAAGTTAGTGAATATTATTGGAGGGtgaaaacttgtgtgagacggtctcacgggtcgtattttgtgatacggatatcttatttgagtcttgcatgaaaaaatattactttttatgctaaaagtattattttttattgtgaatatcggtagggttgacccgtctcacagataaaaattcgtgagaccgtttcacaaaaaacctactcttATTGGAGTGAGAAATGTTCGGAAAAAAGGTCCCTTTGAAATGGCCACCATTCGGATGATAAATGACACTAGATTAAATTaatgtttacaaaaatttattttaagtgtttttcaacttttatatataattttcaaatattcatTGTCTAAAAGCttgaaaacattaaaataaGTTATTACAAAACACTAAGTGTATCTTGTCAAATTTGTTGTTGTATCAATCTCGAATCCATTataatttatatcaaaattataattaataacaaaatggaaattgaatattttaaacTACAAAATCTATCAAGTTCTGAGATTCAATCATTGAGCCACTTATACAACTATAAATGTAAGATTGCGAAAAAATATTGAGGATTTCGATATATCATGCTTACTGTACAAAAAAATACTGTACATATCGAATTTAACGGTATACCATAAATTTAGGTATGATATAAATTTATATCGTACCAAATTTTTCTATATACCAAAATATCCAAAAAtatgtatattttaaaaatataatataatgttaattTTGATATCGGCatgacattaaaaaaaattcggtatttCGATATCGGCatgacattaaaaaaaattcggtatttCGATGTGAATAAACCAACCTTTTTTTTAGTTTCGATACAGCCGGTATTATACCGATACTGTATCGAAATTTCGATATACCAAATTTTTTTGGTAAGAACAATATGGAATTTATGTCATACCGAaatttgatattgtattgataCTCATTTTTCAGCACGATATATGATATCCTTTTAAAAATCCGGTATATCGTACCGAAATAGGCCTTTATACATGATACTTGGGCAACTGCTGGTTAGCCAGACTCAACAATCCCACTCTTGGGCAACTGCTGGTTAGCCAGACTCAACAATCCCACTCCCCGACATTATTCTTGCAACTCGTTGCTCAAGTATCAGCCACAATCTAATCGTTCAATTATGCAATTGAACCCAATTTTTTAAGTTGGATATTGAAGCACCATTCAAATTAGTATACCGATACACATGTTGCTTGCTTGTacagtattttttttataattcatttgatttatatttaaataaaaattaaaatataattataagaaatagtgaatGATTACACTGCAATTttgattgaaaataattttggttAATTTGTCCATAATAGAAGGgcaaaaataaatatacatatttTAGTGTCTTTGACGATTTTTATCATATcctcaactttaataaaatagaatagatatCTATGTCACGTAGACAGCCACACAAGGCAATTGCCCACACAAATCCAACAACAGTAAACAAATCCACGCGGATAACTTTTTTGTTATGACCATCTGAGGTGTCTACTAAGTATTCGCTGCTTATGCTTACCGTCAGCATACCCTACTAATTACTAGCTTTGCTTTGTTTATTTACAGAGCTGCTTGATTGACATTTTCATCCTTCTCCATGTGACTATACATCAAACTTAAACAGTCAAAAACAGACTCAGCACCGGGGGATGTGTTGTCCTCGGCTAAAAATGACCGGATTTCCCTATCAACTTCAATCCAGCTACACCCTGGATTCTTTCTCAACCCGACTTCTTTCATTTTCAATCTAATCTTGCGAGCTTCATTCCAATTTTTGGTTGCAGCATACATCTTCTCTAGAACCACATAAGTCGATATATCGTCTGGATCCTTCTCAATAAGGGAACTTGCAATTTTCTCCCCTAAGTTTATATCCCCATGCAAATGACAAGCAGCAAATAGTGTGCTTAACAACTCGACATCCTCTTTCATGGTAGGTGCATTCTCTAGCAGCTCATAAGCTTCATGTAGCCTGCCAGCACGTCCTAGGAGATCCATAAGACAAGAGTATTCAGCAGATGTAGGCTGGATACCATAATCATTAATCATCAAGTTAAAAAAATGTCGTCCCTTGTCAACTAAACCTGCATGACTGCAAGCAGAAATCACTGCAAGAAAGGTGACTCTGTCTGGCTGTATACTAGATTGTAACATTTCCTCAAAAAGTTTCAAAGCTTCGAATGATCGACCATGAGAACCATAAGCAACTATCATCGAAGTCCATGACACTAAATCTCTTCTAGATAACTGATTAAACACTCCTAGAGCTTCTTCCACAGCACCACACTTGGCATACATATCAAGAACAGCGCCCATCAATATAACATTCGAATCAAGCTTACTCTCAATGATATACTTGTGTAAATCTTTGCCCCGTTCTAGTGCATATACTTGTGAACAAGCTGAAAGAGTACTAGTGAATGTTATCGCATCAGGGCTTATTCTTGCTTCCCTCATGTTATTGTATATATTCAGCGCTTCAAAGTAACAGCCTGCTGATACATATCCAGAAATCATTACATTCCAAGAAACAATATTTGTTTTAGGCATCATGGTAAATACTTTCTCAGCAAGCGTGATGCATCCACACTTGAAGTACAGATCAACTAATGAGCTTCTGATGAAGACGTCACATTCCACATTTTTTCTTAATATGTAGCCATGGATAAATTTTCCGTGAAGGAGATGGGCCGATTTAGCACAAGACATTACCAGACTGCTTAGAGTTGTCGAATTCGGCATAAGTTTTTCTTGGTTCATCCTCACTAGAAGTTTAATGCATGAAAAACTATCCCCAACCTGACTATAACCTCCAATCATTGTATTCCATGAAACCAAGCTCTTGTTTGGAATTTCATTGAAAACTTCTCTAGCCTTCTCTAAGCATCCACATTTACCATACATATCCACAAGGGCAGCGCTCACATAAGCATCCAATGCAACCCCACTCCTCACCAGTTCTTCATGAATGCTTTCCCCCTTTTCCAAATCCAAAAGCCTAGCACATGAAGATATGGCTGTTGTAAAAGACACTGAATCGGGTTTATACCCCAAACTCCTCATCCTTTCAAAGTACTCCAAAGACTTTTCAGACTGCCCACTTTGATAGTAACATGAAATCACATTATTCCAACAAGCCAAATCCCTTTCGGGCATTTCATCAAATAACTTCACAGCTGCTCCAAACAAACCACACTTGGCGTACACAGCAATCAAAGAGCTAGAAATGACAACATCTGATAAAAGGCCAGATTTTGTCAAATCTGCATGAATCCTTTCCCCGAAATCAACTCTCCTCAATCCACCACAAGCCTTCAACACGCTTGGGTATGTGTAACTATCTGGTTTCAAATAAGGGAACTGAAGCAAATTTTCGTACAACGTAAGTGCCTCTGTATACATGAAATTCTTCGTATACGCTGCCAATAATCCATTCCATAACGTAATATCTAACGGGTTTTCTATGCTCAGAAAAACTGAATTTGCTGATTTATATGCTCTGCATGAGATGTAAAGATTAATGAGGTTTTTACATAAAGCTAAGTTCTTTTGCAAACCTGAAGAAATTATTTTCTGGTGAactgtttgaatttttttcaatgATCTTGTGTGACTGCAAGAGTTTAGCAGAGAGAATAATATTTCTATGGTGGCAGTGTTCATGCCGCAAATTGGAGGGAATGTAATTCAAAAGTGCAGACTTTTCCCGTTAATAAAGGACCCACCCTTAAAACGGGCCGGGCAAATTTAAAGGGTCGGGAAAAACTTTGGGTCTTACAATGGGCTGGGCTGATCCAACAGACGAATCAGGCCCATGTAGGTATcatcatattttattttctatacATTCTTATCATAGGTCAAtggtttttaaatattttcatttttttaaaattgagaCACTAATTGTCTAAGTAATTTAGACATTTAGTTTATAGGATTGATTTTCGACGCAAAAAATCCAAATACGATCTTATTTGtgtttgaattaaaattttattgggcCGGTGGTTCGAAGATCGATTCAAATCTCATAAACGAATTTTATTTAGATCTTGAATTTGATTTAGAACTCAAGATCAATTTATATCATATGAAGTAGATTATCAAGATGTGATATCTTGTTAGTCAATATTGAGCATATTATATATTgatgaatattaaaatattgTTAATGGTTTGATTTGTTAACTATCAAATTCATTTAGtcatttgattttgaaataaatttgaACGTGTTAGAAATTGGCTCGAGTTCAATAACTTATAAGCAACAATATGAATCAGATAGATTCAAATTGGCTGATAAAACTTATGATATGTAGGCAACTATATGCTGGTCTTGAGGTAGATGTGTGCAGTTGTGGTGTTATTTTATATGCCATTCTATGTGGGAGACTCCCTTTTGCAGATGATAATCTTCCTGGCCTATATGCTAAGTTAAAGGTGAtccaaattttgattttttttgttttgtttttataGTTTATAACAGTTGAATATAATCACTTGATTCAAGTCATTGAATGGTGGAGTGGAGTATACCCTGTTGGAAATCACTTGTCTGAGAGTGCTCAAGATTTGATTTCAAGAATACTAGTCGTCGACCATATGAAACGAATATTGATCCCTGAAATACGTATGCCTCCATGGTTTATGATGTGTCTTCCACCATTTATCGTGAATCCATCACCATAGTAGGTAAGTGTTTTCTTTTGGATAGTGTAGTACTCGATCCCGGTGTAAGAAAAGTGTGAATGTGTTTTCAAGACCATACAATATTGGTTTACTaactttgattaattatttttatcaagTTCAGAATGAACACAAGGGGAGCCATTTTTTCCAACTTAAGGCTGACATTTTCTTTTAACTTTTTTGATATCGATGTCGTGAAAGATATGGTTCAAATGGGATTCGATGTTCGAGAAGTGATGTGATCCCTTCAGAATCAAACGTCAAAATTACACCTTCATAGATCTTCATTTGTAAGAAAACGTCTTCTGGCGTTTCAGGCCACTGTTACGTACTCTTTGTTGTTCCATAGCAGCCTTCCAGTACAAGTTTCTAACCATATTCTAAACCAAGAAAGTTCAAGCACGGATAATCTTCAGACATATTCAGAATCGGCTTCACACGGACAAAGTAATCGGACCCTTAAGCTCGAAGGTAGTATTTATCACTGACTTGGATATTAGGAAGTCTTTTATCAACATGCCAATTAACGTTCCATCGTTCTGCCTGTATGGTTCCGTCATGTTCCTTTAGTCTCAGGCAAGTCCAGGAGAAACGATAGCGGAAGATCTAGACGTTTTCCAAGGGTAGAATGTGAAATGGAAGAGAATATGAAGTTATAATATGAAGTGCTTGTGGTCACCACCTCCTTCAAGGTATTCAACATCTGCAAGTAGAGGAATTTGTATTGGATCTGGAGATGCTATTAAATTCGAAATCCAGGTGAGTGTTGGTTCATTTTTTGTATTCTAAAATCGAGATTCTTGGCTCAAAACTGCCCAGAGAGAGACACATGAAATCATGCAACCCAAGATTTGaacttttctttctttctttttcctgTAGTCATATGGTTTTGGACGATTTAATTCACGCTTCATTTTTCTGCTAAAATTTGATGCATAAGACAAAAAGTATGTGAAAATATATAGTAACGGTTTCCCAGCTGTAACAAGCGAGTGGAGAATTGTATTTCTATTCCTTGAAGTGTGTGCTGCTTTCAGAGCTTCGGTGGTGTCAATGTCATGGATGCAACTGTGGATGACAAGTAACTAATTTTGGCCTTCAATTTCTAGCTAGATTTCCTCTATATTGTACATCAAAACAGGTGGCGGTTCTGTGAAAATTAATGGTTAGTATTCGAGTTTTTTGTAATTCATGCAAAACATATAGTTCCATGTGTGCATTCAacacaataatttttttcatatatatcCATTATTTAGTATAATAAACAGGGGACAAGGCCGCATGAATCAATACTTTAATACAAAAGTAAGGAACAAACAAAAGATCAAATTTTCTTATTCTCCAACTAACTGTGTGTGTACCTGTACACCCTCAAAATCAGCTTTGGATAATTCCACCCTTGACGTTTGATTcgccatttttttttataatttaatgcaGATCAGTATTATTCCTATTTAATGCATATAATAATCAAAGAATACATCCAATCAAAGGATCGGAGGCTTATACTGACCAATCACACAACCAATAAATTTCATCTTAGATCCGATGTTAGAGTTGCTGAAGTATATGAACTTCTAGCCGAATGATTTTGTAAGTTATCGGGGTTATAACAGCTCAATGTATCTTATCgacaaacaaaaaaaatccGTTTTCTATCCGTAACTATGCAATTAATTTGAATAACACggaatttaaaatcataatgaAAAAACTCGAGTTTGTGGAGTAATAAACCAATTCATCTGATTTCTATATATGACAAAAAAGTACAATTTCGCCTTGCTGTCATATTTTTCATAAGTTTGGTTTGATATGTTACTCCCACGAAGTAACTTTTGTTTGTTATAGATTCGTCAACGTTGAGTCCAAAGAACATTCACTTTGTTTAATGGTGTCCGAATCAACTCGCACTTTACTTGACGGAGAACACAACTCGAGTCTTCGTTTAATCAAATATATAATTCAATCTCTGCTGCTATTTTACGCTCACTATTATTACTTTGTAAATACATTTAATAcgaacaaacaaacaaacaaaaaaaaaaacatcactATAGCATGTGATTTTGTTCAAGTGAGGTACCGATCATATTTCAGATGTATGATTGCCGCATAATCTTTAGATTGATGATTTTGTCTATGTTTTCTTCAAGTTTGCataaattttcttgaattaGCCTCATAATTTGTATAAACTATCTCGAGTTAGcatctttattttgttgaggATTCTATTGTGTGACTTTCTTACTTTAATCATAGCTTGGTTTAATCCGAAAACTTAACATGGTAGGTGGAACCGCATGTTTATGCTGAATTTAACTCGAAATTAATTAAGCTGAGGCTTTGATTAGTGTATGTGAAaagtggtttttttttttttttttttttttttctgggtATCAATGAACATTTCATCTTTATGCATATGTATTGGTAGTCCTAAGATGGATGGAGGAAGTTTCGGAAGGCGTGGCAAATCGAGCCGAAACGTTCTACCACGTTACAAGCTCGGAAAGACTCTTGGTATTGGCGCTTTTGGTAAAGTAAAATTAGCAGTACATACTTTAACAGGGCTTAAAGTTGCCATAAAGATTCTTGATCGCCAATCAATTGATAATTCTGAAGCAGAAAAAGGTATACAAGGCCTACTTTTTCTGTGCATTCTAGGTCATGGATTAATTGAATATGTCAAATTTGTGTTTATCGAGATTCTAACACTATGATTCTGTGTGTTTTTGTGCTTCTTCATTATGTTTCAGTCAGGAAAGAAATCAACATTATGAGACAACTCTTTCATCCTCACGTAGTTCGACTTTTCGAGGTGATAGATACACCGACAAAGGTTTATGTGGTGATGGAGTACATGAACTCCGGTGAACTGTTTTACTATATCACAGAACATGGTAGACTAGAAGAGGACGAGGCTCGCCACTTTTTCCAACAGGTATATAGGATTCTTGTAAAACTGGTATGAGGCCGTGATACTCTGTTGTAGTTGAGAAAGATTGTTCTAATCAAGACAGCATGTTACTTGATGTCAGAATAGATCATTTCAGGAGTCGAGTACTGTCATCATCACATGATTGTGCATCGTGATCTGAAGCCTGAAAATCTAATCCTTGATTCGAAACATAATGTCAAGATCGCTGATTTTGGTTTTGGAAACGTTATGCGTGATGgacattttcttaaaacatcCTGCGGAAGCCCAAATTATGCAGCTCCGGAGGTTTTTCAACCTATGCAAAACTAATTCTACCTTGTCATAAACTTACTAGTTTATATTTACATTATTTTCTACTAGCTCATATGTAGGCAACTATATGCCGGTCCAGAGGTGGATGTGTGGAGTTGTGGGGTTATTTTATACGCCCTTCTTTGTGGGAGGCTCCCTTTTGATGATGATAATATTCCTGGCCTATATGCTAAGATAAAGGTAactgaaatttatttattttttttaaaaaaaaattacagcgGTTGAAAGTTATTTCTTGATTCAAGTTATTTGATTGGTAGAGTGGAGTATACCCTGTTGGGAATCTCTTGTCCGAGAGTGCTCAGGATTTGATTTCAAGAATACTAGTCGTTGATCCTATGAAGCGCATATCTATCCCTGAAATACGTAGGCACCCATGGTTTATGATACGTCTTCCCCCATATATCGCGAATCCATCACCAGATTATTTAAACCAAACAGAAAAGGTAGGTGCATTTTCTTGGATAATCTTATATTGAGAAAAGGATAAGCACATCTAATAATACACGACCCGATTCAGTTTGTGAGAAATGTGCACGTGTTGCACGGGCCATGAGCCTGGAGCCTGGACCTTGACACACCTACTGATCTTATAAATGATTGAACTTAAGAATGACCTTTTCTCGTGACTTTTGGAAAAGGTCGATATAGATGTTGTGAAAGATATGGTTCGAAAGGGATTTGATATTCGAGAAGTCATTGGATCGCTTCAGAATCATCTGCAGAACGAGGTGTTGTAGCCGACTTAAACGTTGtagtttttcttttattatttgGCCATAAGAAAACTTCTTTTGGCATTTCAGGCCACGGTTACATACACTATGTTGCTGCATAGCCGCCCTCTGGTTCAAGTCACTAACCATATTCAAAACCAAGAAAGTTTGAGCACGGATAATCTTCAGAAATATTCAGAATCAGATTCGCATGGACAAAGTAATTGGACTCTTGGGTTGAAGGTAATATTTGTCGTGGGGCTCggatcttagaaaatctttcaaCATGCTAGTTATCATTCTTTCTGTTAAATTTTGTTTATGTTCAGTCACAGGCGAGTCCAGGAGAAACAATGGTAGAAGTTCTAAATGTTTTCCATCGGTTGAATGTGAAATGGAAGAGAATTGGAAGCTATAATATGAAGTGCTTGTGGTCACCACCTCCTTCAAGGTGTTCGGTATCTGCCAGTAGAGGAATTTGTATTGGATCTGGAGATGCTGTCAAGTTCGAAATTCAGGTGAGTTTTGATTCATGTTATCTATTTGAACTGGCGATTCTTGGCTCAATGTTGCTTACA is a window encoding:
- the LOC142552042 gene encoding SNF1-related protein kinase catalytic subunit alpha KIN10-like isoform X1, which gives rise to MVSESTRTLLDGEHNSSLRLIKYIIQSLLLFYAHYYYFVNTFNTNKQTNKKKNITIACDFVQVSPKMDGGSFGRRGKSSRNVLPRYKLGKTLGIGAFGKVKLAVHTLTGLKVAIKILDRQSIDNSEAEKVRKEINIMRQLFHPHVVRLFEVIDTPTKVYVVMEYMNSGELFYYITEHGRLEEDEARHFFQQIISGVEYCHHHMIVHRDLKPENLILDSKHNVKIADFGFGNVMRDGHFLKTSCGSPNYAAPELICRQLYAGPEVDVWSCGVILYALLCGRLPFDDDNIPGLYAKIKSGVYPVGNLLSESAQDLISRILVVDPMKRISIPEIRRHPWFMIRLPPYIANPSPDYLNQTEKVDIDVVKDMVRKGFDIREVIGSLQNHLQNEATVTYTMLLHSRPLVQVTNHIQNQESLSTDNLQKYSESDSHGQSNWTLGLKSQASPGETMVEVLNVFHRLNVKWKRIGSYNMKCLWSPPPSRCSVSASRGICIGSGDAVKFEIQLYKASGELYVLDLQQLKGPPFLFLEVCAAFRALVM
- the LOC142552042 gene encoding SNF1-related protein kinase catalytic subunit alpha KIN10-like isoform X2; translated protein: MDGGSFGRRGKSSRNVLPRYKLGKTLGIGAFGKVKLAVHTLTGLKVAIKILDRQSIDNSEAEKVRKEINIMRQLFHPHVVRLFEVIDTPTKVYVVMEYMNSGELFYYITEHGRLEEDEARHFFQQIISGVEYCHHHMIVHRDLKPENLILDSKHNVKIADFGFGNVMRDGHFLKTSCGSPNYAAPELICRQLYAGPEVDVWSCGVILYALLCGRLPFDDDNIPGLYAKIKSGVYPVGNLLSESAQDLISRILVVDPMKRISIPEIRRHPWFMIRLPPYIANPSPDYLNQTEKVDIDVVKDMVRKGFDIREVIGSLQNHLQNEATVTYTMLLHSRPLVQVTNHIQNQESLSTDNLQKYSESDSHGQSNWTLGLKSQASPGETMVEVLNVFHRLNVKWKRIGSYNMKCLWSPPPSRCSVSASRGICIGSGDAVKFEIQLYKASGELYVLDLQQLKGPPFLFLEVCAAFRALVM